The sequence ACCTAAAAGTGACGCTGCTAATTAATTGTTCAaaaagattaaataattaatatttaatttaaaaatataaaaattaataaactgtaaataattaaaatttattataaaagataaattaaataaaagttaGACAATAAATAAAAGACATCATAAAATTTGATCTTAAATTTATTGTTATATTCAATTTTCGTGGTTGTTTCTTATACCATAGTTgagttttatatatataataacatCACTTGAGTTTGGCTACATGAATTAGACGACGTCATTGAGTTATATCATATAACATGTCTTTAATAAAACTATTTATATGTAAATCTCTTTTGATAATCTTATGTATGGAATTCTTAGATTTTGAGTTCTTTagtattcaaaaaataattaacaatgagttaattcttaattaactaattaaccaACTAACtaatacaataatatatatagtGTCAAAATTGAATTGTAGCTTAATTGTTTCTGTTAGACAACTATGAGCGAGAAGATGCATGATTATCATCAGAACGTGCATGCAATATGTTCGGAAAAAGCAAGTCAGagaaaaatacatataaaatgtTACTAATAATACTACTAGTGCTAGTTGTTAATTAGCTTTCCCATGTGCTTGTTAACCATAGCAGCGACAAAGAATGAAGCTTAAGATCTTTCTATTCACTGATCTGCAGAATCATTTTCAAACAATAGCCTGAAGCCAGCAGCAACAAACAACAGTAGTAGCTACCATGGAATTTGGAGcaggaaaaataaacaaataaacgaCGTTAGCTATATCCACCGAGCATGCTAAATTATAGAAATTAATGTCAAGTGTGTAACCTGAATAAGAACAACCCTTAGTCAACAACCAGCATAACACATGCTCATGCTCACCTATTACCATTAGCTGCTTCCTACTTATGCCTATATACCACAAACATtgataaatctttttttttttcactttttgttAAACAATTATAATTTAGAAGAAAATCAGAACGGGAAGTCGAAATCTGTATCCTAGCAACTTGGTGAATAATGAAATGATGAATAATAATGCAATTTGGTGGGTAAATCATGCCAAATGTAGACTTAAATTACTTTACTTTTCGTCTTTCTTGAGTGTCCTTTCaatattttcatcttcttgtaCTCAGTTGCATACATTTCTTATTAGTTGTACTGTACTGAATACTGATCCAATTATTCACTCAAAAGTACATTCAGATAGCCAACAGTGACCATGACCAAATCTTAGCTTGTTTTGGAGATCAAAAGTATTCATGAACAGTTTACAATTATTTCACATCAGGGATTGGCTTACAGCAAACACAGGCCAAAAAAGAATTTGAGCACATCGATGATGCCACTGAGACCAAACCATATAGGAGCACATTATGGGGATACCACGTGGCAAACCGTAATTCAAGGAACCATTCTGATCCCTTATGGCTATGATTTATGAATATGAATGTTTTTCTTTTTCCCCATTGATTATTCCTGTTGCTGTTccacatcataatcatcatcatcaagttTGACCTCCTTCGACGTACCTCCCTGACTCCACAACCCGACTCTCAGAGAAGGGAACACCATCATGAAGGTCATTGCACGCATTTCTACTAATCACTTTGTGTTCAATTTTTATCCTATGCTTGATCATTTTATCTATCATTATCGCAGATAGTCAACTGGGTGCATAAAAGATTTCATCATAGCACCACTCTCAAGGGTAAGGTTCATCATAAGCCTAATTCTCTCTGtaaacttcttttcttttttgtgtgTTGCTTAATAATTAGCTTTTACTCATCAGATGGGTTTGCTTCCAACATGAAAAACATTGAACCTATGAGAAGCAATAATGAGGATAGTGAAGGAATGATGAAACAAGTAGCATTGGCTGAATTGTTTGGTGGTTGGAAAGATGGGATTCTGACCATTGGCACTCTTGGCTGTGATCCCTTGATCAACTCCTACAGCCAAAACAAACAGTACTACGCACTCGAAAGCGAAGAAGAccaggaagaagaggaagaacaagaagatgagGAGAACTATAATGGTGAAGATGATAATGAGGAAGTGAACCCATTGATGCAGAGCACATTCGAAGAAGTGAAGAAAGTTGATGTGACTGATGAGAATAGTATTGAGGAaatggaaaagaagaagaaaggggaaaggATCACATTAGCAGACTTATTCTTAGCGGATTCAGATGTGAAGATGGAGGGTGCGAAATCCAAAGTTTCAACTGCTGATGaagatgaaaaacaaagtagtATCATGAAAGGAAAGCATCATATGCATGCACTGTCTTTCACCAAGAAGCTCATTCCCCGTGGTCTTAACAAGGATAACCCACACCCAATTCAAGATATCAAGAAAGTAAGtgtcgtcttcttcctcttgcatGTGATCTTGTTtttgaattcttcaagaattGAATTAAGTGATTTTATTTGGGCAGTTGATAAAGAAAATGTTAAAGAGAAAAATCCATCCGGAGCTGCTGGATGTTAAGAATCCCAAAACCAGTGACACTAACGACACAGCTTCTTTGCTTCTAATTTAATCCAATAACATAGCTGGTTAGCCTCAAATTCTCCCTAGCTAGCTTCCTCATTTTATCTATTTTCCTTTCAATTCGTTCACATACATAATTATAATGTCTTAGCAGCTTTGATTTGATATCTCTTCATCTTGGTCTTAATGCAGAGGCTGGCGAGTTGTTAAGCTCTGGAACTTGTCTCTGTTTATCTGAAAATACCAAGTAATTTAGTTTATGACAAGTTAAATATATATGCTTCAGGTTTTGCTTTTTTGTACTTTATGAACAATGGAATTGAATCATGTGATCTTCTTTTGTGCTCTTCCTCCACTTGTATTCGTTGGAATCCATGTGTCTAAACTCGAATCCAGTCATCATTGTTTTCAGTCGTTGTGGGATTTTATTTCCGATCATTAtttttgtaacttttttttttattggaagccatcttttactttgtttttataaaaaatatatatgattatGGTAACTTTTGAACATTAACAACTttttaaaatgaataaataataatattgaaGAATTGAAGCCACTCTAAACATTCTTATCAGTGTTTTAAAAATGGCAACATTTtataaactcaaatcaaaatttgaaattgTACATATAATTCATTGAAAATTAAAACTTTGACATTTTAAAATGTTTAACAAATATAAACACTTATAAGTGTTAGACAAGTTGCTAGAAATTAGATCATATATCTTTTTTTGTAGTCATGAATCAGATTATATCCTCAAATCCATAGTATTTATACGCATTTGATTTGCAATTTACAGATATAATTCAATTCACATTCTAATTAGATCAAATCGTGGATATCACATTTATATTCGCAAATTCGcactaaataataaataaataaaaaatatatatgttgtATTTNNNNNNNNNNNNNNNNNNNNNNNNNNNNNNNNNNNNNNNNNNNNNNNNNtaaaaaaaatgaaagaaaaagtttTATTAGAgtgaaaaattgaattttattgacttttttttatagaaataagcttttctaatatatttttattttgcgGATATGTCTCATATCCGCTCTGAGTATAAAAAGTACGGATATTGGATCCGATCTGATTTACTGAGTTTAATTTAGTGTGGATCAGACAAAAATTTTGGCTATATCCAATCCAATCTGTGAACACTCCTTATCTTCTCGACATTGATAGCATTTTGCTTGGATTATGGTTTCTTGACCTCGATAGAAAGTGTCGACCAAGGTTGTATAAAGATTTTAATTCACGGAACAGATACGACTCCTCTTAGAATTCGACCTTGAGATTTATCAACTATAGGTAGCAAAATAAACTTTGCAAGCAGTAGATTAGAAAATGTAAACATTGTATTATTGATTGAATAAcaagtttttttttaatgtaaatagaaataaaatcaaatatgaacagaaacaaaattaaaattaaaactagaAAAAAATACTTGAATACTAGACCATAAATGAAGAACATAATTTAAAGAATTGAAAcacaaattgaaaataaaatgaacaatAAAAAACGATGGCCCCAAATTCACATGCACTTTCTATGTTCTTTTGTAGTGTTAATGTGACTCGAAAATTTTTCGAGTTTTGGTATGATTATTTGATACGATATATATTATATCAAGAGATAAAGAGAATTAGATAGAAATAAGAaagaatagaataaaaatttCTAGAATTAGAACAAGAGAGGAATTAGAGTTTTCAATTATATCAAGTATACCCATACTATTACATTTTATTCCTATTTATAGCATGATTCTTTAAATGAGTTATAAGTTCAATACTAATCCTAACATTATCCTCTCCTTCAAAATAATTTTGCTCTCAAGGTTGCAGAaaatataaattctaattaaaaatataaatacgaattacaattaaaaaaagaaatcatgaatcctaaaatattttctatgttactgttcaaaaaataaaaatttaccaCCAAGATCTCATTGTTTAAAAACATTTAGATCCattaaaatatcaaattttttttttgaaaattggcCCAATAGCTGACCCACCTTGCAAAAATAAAGTTGCACTGAGCACACCAACTAAAGACCCAACCCATGAGGAAGGGGCAATTCCTTCCCCTCTTTTTCATTCCTGAAGGTAAAGATCAGAAAGGGACCAGCAACCGTAGCTACAACCCACACATTGCCGGGCGTCGCGAGCTCCCATGGAAAAATCGGCGATCTGCGGTGCTTTCGGTC is a genomic window of Arachis ipaensis cultivar K30076 chromosome B06, Araip1.1, whole genome shotgun sequence containing:
- the LOC107648061 gene encoding histone H3.v1, whose amino-acid sequence is MKIVNWVHKRFHHSTTLKDGFASNMKNIEPMRSNNEDSEGMMKQVALAELFGGWKDGILTIGTLGCDPLINSYSQNKQYYALESEEDQEEEEEQEDEENYNGEDDNEEVNPLMQSTFEEVKKVDVTDENSIEEMEKKKKGERITLADLFLADSDVKMEGAKSKVSTADEDEKQSSIMKGKHHMHALSFTKKLIPRGLNKDNPHPIQDIKKLIKKMLKRKIHPELLDVKNPKTSDTNDTASLLLI